The Lachnospiraceae bacterium KM106-2 nucleotide sequence TTATAAGATACTAAACGGATTCTTCCTCGACCGATCTTCCAAGGGAAGAAATGGATCCTTGTTTCAGAAGAAATCAGTTTGCAATTGCTCTGTAAGTAGATCAGATGTCGAAAACTCATAAATGGAATAATTCTCTTACCATAAGCTTTTAGCTTTTTATAATCTGGACTATCCTTTTTTATGATATAGTAAACATCATTTCTTTTCGCCTGATCACAACAATATTGGAAGAAATAATAGCTATTGTCCTGAGCTGTATTGGCAAACTTCTCACAGATCAGCCAGCGACTCTTTTTATCAAACCACTTTTTAAATAGTTTATACGTCCAAACCGCCACTGTTTCCTTAATCTTATAATGAATCTTATCATATTCATGTTTAAAACGATACTGGATCGATAGATTAAATGCATTTGTCATATAAGGGAATGCGATATACTCTCCATCACCATACGTATTCCCCACTAATGTTTTACATAAATGTTTTCGTACAGGGATCGAATCCACTTTCATTCTGATCATTGCCAGCTTACCGGTTTCCTGATCTCTTACTCTAACATAGAAATCCCAATAATACTGTTCAAATGAGATATCTTTTAAGTTAATCTCACTAGTGAATACCGTTAGGTTCTTTTCTTTTTTAGTCGCTACAACTGGGAAGGAATATTTCTTCTCTTCATCATCTCGGAACACAATACAGACATCCTGTAACTGTCCCTCGATTAAATCCGTCTTGACCTCCAAGGAGATTTTTGATTTTCTCATTTTGAATGCTGTTACATAAGCAATCACACAGTTTGATAAAAGATCATGCAGAGAGCCCTTCCTCAACTGCAAATATCCTTTATTCCTAGAGTGTATTAAGAACTTATTTGGAGCGTTCGTCTTTGATGAAAGCAAGTAGTTACGACTACTTGCTTTCTTTGACTTATTACGAATCTGATATTCTTTCTCTGAGCCCTCTACCATACAGCGAAAGGAGAATGAACTATCCCCTTCATCCTGCCCATGAAATAAGCTTTCTGGAAGTACCACTTGTATCGATTCCGACTTTTCCACTGGAATCTCTATTAATTCTGCAGATTCTGAATTTCGAATAACAAGTGTAGCTGTATCTCCACAATTCTTTGGCCACTGTATCCCAATTATAGATAAGTCCTTTTGTTCAATACGATATTCCTTAATCAATATGTCAGGATTCATTTTGAACCTCCTCTATTCATAGTACTTTTTCGATATCTCATCTAATACACGCTGGCAGTTATTTTTATCTTCATATGCGAAATAGTTCTTTCGATTCTGAACGAACTTTTCATCCACAATATAGTTCTGATTTACAGATTTCTTTAACATTTGGATCAATCCATCCACATCATAGCAAACATCACCAACAATATCTTCTCTCAGATCAACATAAGCGCCTTGCTCTTCTTCATAACGTTCAATATCAAAACGGAAATAAATAATTGGTTTATTCATATAGCAGAAATCCCATGAAACACTTGAGTAATCGGTAATTAACAAGGATGCCTTCATAATGATCTCATTGATCGGAGCTTCTCCAAACTGGTAGATCTGAATATTATCACAAGCAGAAGCAAACTTAGAAACATATTTTTTCAACATCGGATGGATAACAAAGTTTAATCGAATATTCTTCTCTTTAATAAAGGAAACTAATTCTTTCTTCTGTAATAAAGAAGAATACATCTGATAATAATCCGACTCTAAAAATTCCTCTTCCGTCATTTTTTCTAACCATGTTCTCCATGTCGGCATAAGAACAATTTCTCTCATCGGCTGCTCTTCGGATTTATCCTGTAATACATCCCATCTTGTTAAGCCTGTTACAATAACTTCATCATCGTTATATCCAAAGTTTTCTGTAATGATTGACTTTTCAAACTCTGAGCTAGTAACAAATAATTTTGCTTTTAAAGCCGCTTTAGAGAATGTAGAATCAATTCTCTTTAATGCGATAACTCCATGTTGTAAGAATACATAACGTTTATTGGCAAATCTACGAACGATTCTTCCTCGTACATACTTTCTAGCAAAGTAATTTGATTTTCCTTCTGATGATACAAGGATAACTTTTGATTGCATCAATAACATATGACGAATGCTCATAAACGGTATTACATTCTTCTTATATGGAAGAAGGCGTTTATAATCCGGACTTTCCTTATCCATGATATAATACACTTTATGATTTACGTTATGATCCATACAGTATTTAAAGAAATAGAATCCATTATCCTGTGCCATTTCACTATTCTTCTCGCAGACTAGCCAGATATCTTTACGATTTAAATAGTATCTCATTCCTTTATACAGCCAAGCGGAAACCATCTCTTTTACTTTATAAATATTGGCATCGTATTTTGTAATTTCTCGATATACAAGCGATAACTTGTTATACATTGTACTATATGGATATGCTACATAACCATCCCCAGTACGGTATGTATATCGGATCAATCGTTTATTCAAGTGGGAATCTCGAATTCGCTTACAACCAACTCTGGCTAAGATCTCTCTTCCCTGATATTCAAATACAACATAGAAATCAAGATAGAAAGGAATCATTTGAAATGCCGATAGATCGATCGTTGCATTCAAATAACACACTCCCTTTTTCTCCCACGTCTTTTGGATTGGGAAGTCCATGTAACTCTCTTCAAATCGCTGAGCTAAACGAACTTTCGTTGGAACTGCTGAAAAGTCCACATAGGATGCCTGCATTGTAATCTTTTCATTCTTCATTGCGAATTTTTCAATATTTGCAATTGCATATTTACCGTAAAATGCATCTTGTTCTTCGTAGGCAAATGCAGCATAGTAGTTTGTTGTGTAATACAACATTAATTTCTTTATCTCTTTTTCTACTTCTTCTGTTTCTTCCACTTCTTCTGTTTCATCAACTGGAACAGGATCCTCCCATGTTGCAAGAACAGGATCCACAATTGGTTGCTCCGCCTTTTGATTTAAATAGATCCAACAACGTTGAAGCTGCTCGCCATCATTGATCAGTAAGATAGCACGATATCTCTTAAACTTCGCATTCTCACAAATCACTTCTTTAATAGTGTCCAAGGAATAAGATAAATCTTTTCCATATTCCATTGGCATCTCCTCGATAACTCTCCCACCATTTTCAGAAAATAAAGCTTTAATCTCTTTACAGGAGATTTCATCCCATGATAAATTCTCAAATCTTATTTCTTTTTCGGTCGTAACATAGTTCTGACATGCAATCTTTGTTACTTTAAAATATTCAGGATTCGTAAGACTACAAATTACGAATTGC carries:
- a CDS encoding minor teichoic acid biosynthesis protein GgaB, which encodes MNPDILIKEYRIEQKDLSIIGIQWPKNCGDTATLVIRNSESAELIEIPVEKSESIQVVLPESLFHGQDEGDSSFSFRCMVEGSEKEYQIRNKSKKASSRNYLLSSKTNAPNKFLIHSRNKGYLQLRKGSLHDLLSNCVIAYVTAFKMRKSKISLEVKTDLIEGQLQDVCIVFRDDEEKKYSFPVVATKKEKNLTVFTSEINLKDISFEQYYWDFYVRVRDQETGKLAMIRMKVDSIPVRKHLCKTLVGNTYGDGEYIAFPYMTNAFNLSIQYRFKHEYDKIHYKIKETVAVWTYKLFKKWFDKKSRWLICEKFANTAQDNSYYFFQYCCDQAKRNDVYYIIKKDSPDYKKLKAYGKRIIPFMSFRHLIYLQSNCKLISSETRIHFFPWKIGRGRIRLVSYNKPYIFLQHGVLGFKQVHNLSKQSLNAADLFITSSEFEKGIVKDNMGYCDDDIAVTGLPRWDALIDKSGDKKRIVLMPTWRLWLEGLTNEEFRQTEYFHKYLNLIRNPELVSLLKKYDAKLTFIIHPKIHEYMKEFVADNDLIEIYEFGEVPINEKLMESSLMITDYSSVAWDMYYMHKPIIFYKFDLEQLEETQGSYIDPRSEVIGDIVYSEKDLLKQIEEYMVTSYREKRKYAESRTTYLAYDDKNNSRRIYDEICKKMSSNEKCNCKE
- a CDS encoding minor teichoic acid biosynthesis protein GgaB; translation: MNKAQIVDLVKEGSVYRGLIQCEALGQGKDVALRFRHAKTENSIDIPCVYDKEEYRFEFDATMLQVKKGVYEIDLYEASTEKLYQVLVDQKEEVMFKGKYNLDYLVIEKSSRVYFPTYDSHKRLQFVICSLTNPEYFKVTKIACQNYVTTEKEIRFENLSWDEISCKEIKALFSENGGRVIEEMPMEYGKDLSYSLDTIKEVICENAKFKRYRAILLINDGEQLQRCWIYLNQKAEQPIVDPVLATWEDPVPVDETEEVEETEEVEKEIKKLMLYYTTNYYAAFAYEEQDAFYGKYAIANIEKFAMKNEKITMQASYVDFSAVPTKVRLAQRFEESYMDFPIQKTWEKKGVCYLNATIDLSAFQMIPFYLDFYVVFEYQGREILARVGCKRIRDSHLNKRLIRYTYRTGDGYVAYPYSTMYNKLSLVYREITKYDANIYKVKEMVSAWLYKGMRYYLNRKDIWLVCEKNSEMAQDNGFYFFKYCMDHNVNHKVYYIMDKESPDYKRLLPYKKNVIPFMSIRHMLLMQSKVILVSSEGKSNYFARKYVRGRIVRRFANKRYVFLQHGVIALKRIDSTFSKAALKAKLFVTSSEFEKSIITENFGYNDDEVIVTGLTRWDVLQDKSEEQPMREIVLMPTWRTWLEKMTEEEFLESDYYQMYSSLLQKKELVSFIKEKNIRLNFVIHPMLKKYVSKFASACDNIQIYQFGEAPINEIIMKASLLITDYSSVSWDFCYMNKPIIYFRFDIERYEEEQGAYVDLREDIVGDVCYDVDGLIQMLKKSVNQNYIVDEKFVQNRKNYFAYEDKNNCQRVLDEISKKYYE